One window of the Pieris rapae chromosome 11, ilPieRapa1.1, whole genome shotgun sequence genome contains the following:
- the LOC110994140 gene encoding octopamine receptor Oamb, protein MRSLNVTACAALLDDVRWDEPTSVASLAVLALIDVLVITGNCLVIAAVLCSSKLRSVTNLFIVSLAVADLLVGLAVLPFSATREVFKVWIFGDVWCSVWLAVDVWMCTASILNLCAISLDRYVAVTRPVSYPSIMSKKRAKALIAGVWVLSFVICFPPLVGWKDKRPADALNSQEIHPPCPWTCELTNDAGYVVYSALGSFYIPMFVMLFFYWRIYKAAVRTTKAINQGFRTTKGLGNRFDDNRLTLRIHRGRGSARPHGSPLSTASNHSTSTSLSASPERLRRHSSARRAHEKIKISISYPSSEQICPLENSRSPSRSPSPSLYAVHYERDGRELTESRLRVRPHLTPGTLYDELEDKPRTRRMGKRNIKAQVKRFRMETKAAKTLGIIVGGFVFCWLPFFSVYVVRAFCGDCVTPIIFAILFWLGYCNSAINPLIYALFSKDFRFAFKRIICKCFCAGGGSRRESDGADATVTVRRTRPAHGHSHSLDEDAPMANNNR, encoded by the exons GAAACTGCCTAGTAATAGCTGCGGTCCTTTGCTCGTCAAAGTTGCGCAGTGTCACAAATCTTTTCATCGTATCGCTGGCAGTGGCTGACTTATTGGTCGGGCTTGCAGTGCTGCCTTTCTCGGCTACCAGGGAGGTGtttaag GTATGGATTTTCGGAGACGTCTGGTGTTCAGTCTGGCTGGCTGTCGACGTCTGGATGTGTACTGCATCCATTCTAAACCTATGCGCTATATCTCTGGACAGATATGTAGCTGTGACCAGACCAGTCAGCTATCCATCCATTATGAGCAAGAAACGCGCCAAAGCGTTAATAGCTGGCGTCTGGGTTCTCTCCTTTGTAATTTGCTTCCCTCCGCTGGTTGGATGGAAAGATAAGAGA CCAGCGGATGCTTTGAATTCCCAAGAGATACATCCTCCCTGCCCTTGGACCTGTGAGCTGACTAATGACGCAGGGTACGTGGTTTACTCTGCGCTGGGTTCCTTCTATATACCAATGTTTGTGATGCTATTCTTCTACTGGAGAATTTATAAGGCTGCTGTAAGAACGACAAAGGCCATTAATCAAGGTTTTAGGACCACCAAAG GATTAGGAAACCGTTTTGATGATAATCGTCTTACTCTGCGAATACACCGAGGCCGAGGTTCTGCAAGACCCCATGGCTCACCGCTTTCTACAGCATCTAATCACTCAACCAGTACTTCATTGAGTGCTTCCCCAGAGAGGTTACGAAg GCATTCCAGCGCTCGCCGGGCACACGAAAAGATCAAGATTTCCATTTCATACCCGTCATCGGAACAGATATGTCCATTGGAGAACTCCAGGTCCCCCAGCAGATCTCCTAGTCCTTCATTATATGCTGTACACTATGAGAGAGATGGAAGAGAGCTCACGGAGAGCAGACTGAGGGTTAGACCTCATCTTACACCGGGAACCCTGTATGATGAATTAGAGGACAAGCCTAGAACGAGACGAATgggaaaaagaaatattaaagcgCAG gTGAAAAGATTCCGAATGGAGACGAAAGCAGCAAAGACACTGGGCATCATTGTAGGAGGTTTTGTATTTTGCTGGCTGCCATTCTTCAGTGTGTATGTAGTGCGAGCGTTTTGCGGTGACTGTGTAACACCAATCATTTTCGCAATACTATTTTGGCTGGGTTACTGCAACTCGGCAATAAATCCTCTTATTTACGCACTGTTTTCTAAAGATTTTAG attCGCCTTCAAGAGGATAATATGTAAGTGTTTCTGTGCTGGCGGCGGCTCGAGGCGGGAGTCAGATGGCGCTGACGCCACAGTAACGGTCCGAAGGACCAGACCTGCGCATGGCCATTCGCACTCATTAGATGAAGACGCGCCCATGGCTAACAATAATAG GTGA